From a region of the Candidatus Pelagibacter sp. FZCC0015 genome:
- a CDS encoding DMT family transporter — translation MSKSISLFSALLCTFIWGTTFIAQDTGMDNIGPFTFNAVRFFVGFLAITPLLILFELKNFKSEFKLDKKTFIIYSLLIGISLFLGSALQQVALLYTDVANAAFFTIFYVPMVPIIIFLFGKKSMHWSVWPSVVLCLIGGYLLTNFHDATVRLGDTLVVLGALFWSTHIIFTGIIITKYNLPLTLGAAQTLIVAIFSFIIGIIYEEFILSNILMEIYSILYAGILSGGFAFVLQIYAQRNITPAPAAIIFSLEGVFATIAAWFILNQILDVNNLLGCFFILCGVLLSQLLPLIKKKYT, via the coding sequence ATGAGTAAATCCATATCATTATTTAGTGCCTTATTGTGCACTTTCATTTGGGGAACAACTTTTATTGCCCAAGACACAGGCATGGATAATATTGGCCCTTTTACATTTAATGCTGTGAGGTTTTTTGTTGGTTTTTTAGCCATAACTCCACTTTTGATTTTATTTGAATTAAAAAATTTTAAATCAGAATTTAAATTAGATAAAAAAACTTTCATAATTTATTCATTGTTAATTGGAATTTCTTTATTTTTAGGCTCTGCACTTCAACAAGTTGCTTTGCTTTACACAGATGTTGCAAATGCTGCTTTTTTTACAATTTTTTATGTGCCAATGGTACCGATTATCATATTTTTGTTTGGTAAAAAATCAATGCATTGGAGTGTATGGCCTTCTGTAGTTCTATGTTTAATTGGAGGATATTTATTAACAAATTTTCATGATGCAACAGTAAGATTAGGAGATACTTTAGTTGTTCTAGGAGCTTTATTTTGGAGCACTCATATTATTTTTACTGGGATCATTATAACTAAATACAATCTTCCACTTACCTTAGGAGCTGCACAGACTTTAATTGTGGCTATTTTTTCATTTATAATTGGAATTATTTATGAAGAATTTATTTTAAGTAATATTTTAATGGAAATTTATTCAATTTTATATGCAGGTATATTATCTGGCGGATTTGCATTTGTATTACAAATTTATGCCCAGCGTAATATTACTCCAGCGCCTGCAGCTATAATTTTTTCTCTTGAAGGTGTATTTGCGACTATAGCTGCTTGGTTTATTTTAAATCAAATTCTAGATGTTAATAATTTACTTGGATGCTTTTTTATTCTATGTGGAGTTCTCTTATCTCAATTACTCCCTTTAATTAAGAAGAAATATACTTAA
- a CDS encoding 2-oxo acid dehydrogenase subunit E2, whose amino-acid sequence MSETEIKVPNIGDFKDVEVIEVLVSEGQSIKKNDALITIESDKSSVEIPSNLEGKIKNLKIKVGDKVSEGDLILTVESDLKVKKEEVKEKLEIEKESKNIEVIKPEIQEKTFSKNNISDISSASPKARKFARELGVDINQVAGSQKDGRVIEDDIKKFVSSNSKTTVVAKDTKPYKIKNEFEHSDFGEIEIKDIPRVKKLSSKYLTNSWTTIPHVTNHDEADITEMESFRSSLTDMYTGEKIKITPLAFIIKALVASLKKFPSFNSSIDEIETGKMTLKKYYHIGIAVDTPNGLMVPKIRNANNKKISLISKELKEVSELCRNLKIDKKELFGGSMTITSLGGIGGSFFTPIINYPEVAILGVGRSEKKQIFMNGKFQTRTMLPISLSYDHRIIDGAEAARFNNDLKENLGKNFAYKLAV is encoded by the coding sequence ATGTCAGAAACTGAGATTAAAGTACCTAATATTGGAGATTTCAAAGATGTAGAGGTAATTGAGGTATTAGTTTCTGAAGGTCAATCAATTAAAAAAAATGATGCTCTAATAACAATCGAAAGTGATAAATCTAGCGTAGAAATACCATCAAATTTAGAAGGTAAAATTAAAAATTTAAAAATAAAAGTAGGAGACAAAGTTTCTGAGGGCGACTTAATTTTAACTGTAGAAAGTGATTTAAAAGTTAAAAAGGAAGAGGTTAAAGAAAAACTAGAAATTGAAAAAGAGTCAAAAAATATTGAGGTAATAAAACCTGAAATCCAAGAAAAAACTTTTTCTAAAAATAATATTTCAGATATTTCATCTGCAAGTCCAAAAGCTAGAAAATTTGCTAGAGAACTTGGTGTAGATATTAATCAAGTAGCCGGGAGCCAGAAAGATGGTAGAGTTATTGAAGATGATATTAAAAAATTTGTTTCATCTAACTCAAAAACCACAGTTGTAGCAAAAGATACAAAACCATATAAAATTAAAAACGAATTTGAACATTCTGATTTCGGTGAAATAGAAATTAAAGACATACCAAGAGTAAAAAAATTATCATCAAAATATCTTACAAATTCATGGACAACAATTCCTCATGTTACAAATCACGATGAAGCCGACATAACGGAGATGGAAAGTTTTAGAAGTTCATTAACAGATATGTATACTGGAGAAAAAATTAAAATTACACCTCTAGCATTTATAATAAAGGCTTTAGTTGCATCTCTTAAGAAATTTCCTAGTTTTAATTCTTCTATAGACGAAATTGAGACTGGAAAAATGACTTTAAAAAAATATTACCATATTGGGATAGCAGTTGACACACCAAATGGATTAATGGTTCCAAAAATAAGAAATGCAAATAACAAAAAAATTTCTCTAATAAGTAAAGAATTAAAAGAGGTAAGTGAACTTTGTAGAAATTTAAAAATTGATAAAAAAGAATTGTTTGGTGGCTCGATGACGATTACGAGCTTAGGTGGTATAGGAGGTTCATTTTTTACCCCTATAATTAATTATCCTGAAGTTGCTATATTAGGAGTAGGAAGATCAGAAAAAAAACAAATTTTTATGAATGGTAAGTTTCAAACCAGGACTATGCTCCCAATTTCTTTATCTTATGATCACAGAATTATTGATGGTGCAGAAGCAGCTAGGTTTAATAATGATCTAAAAGAAAACTTAGGCAAAAATTTTGCTTATAAACTAGCTGTCTAA